From one Bacillus sp. Marseille-P3661 genomic stretch:
- the speB gene encoding agmatinase, with the protein MRFDETYSGNVFIKSHPSFEESKVVLYGMPMDWTVSYRPGSRFGPARIREVSPGLEEYSPYLDRELDEVKYFDAGDIPLPFGNPQKSIDMIEDFVDQVLAAGKIPFGMGGEHLVSWPVIRAMYKKYPDLAIIHMDAHTDLREHYEGEPLSHSTPIRKAANLIGPENVFSFGIRSGMKEEFDWAKEVGMYIAKFEVLEPLKEILPKLAGRPVYVTIDIDVLDPSCAPGTGTVDAGGITSRELLASIHEIARSEINVVGADLVEVAPIYDHSEQTANTASKLIREMLLGWVK; encoded by the coding sequence ATGCGGTTTGATGAAACCTATTCAGGTAATGTATTTATAAAAAGTCATCCAAGTTTCGAGGAAAGTAAGGTTGTATTATATGGAATGCCAATGGATTGGACGGTGAGCTATCGCCCGGGATCTCGCTTTGGCCCCGCCCGCATTCGCGAGGTATCTCCTGGTTTAGAGGAGTATAGTCCATATTTGGATCGTGAATTAGATGAAGTAAAATATTTTGATGCAGGTGACATACCGCTTCCTTTTGGAAATCCGCAAAAAAGTATTGATATGATTGAGGATTTTGTAGATCAAGTTTTAGCTGCAGGTAAAATTCCATTTGGAATGGGTGGCGAGCATTTAGTATCATGGCCGGTTATTAGAGCGATGTATAAAAAGTATCCTGATTTAGCTATTATTCATATGGATGCACATACAGATCTTCGCGAGCATTATGAAGGTGAGCCGCTTTCACATTCTACACCAATTCGTAAAGCAGCTAATCTAATCGGCCCGGAAAATGTGTTTTCATTTGGAATTCGCTCAGGTATGAAGGAAGAATTTGATTGGGCAAAAGAAGTTGGCATGTATATCGCGAAATTCGAAGTGCTTGAACCATTAAAAGAGATTCTTCCTAAACTTGCTGGTCGCCCTGTTTACGTAACAATTGATATTGATGTGTTAGACCCATCATGTGCACCAGGAACAGGTACTGTAGATGCTGGCGGAATCACATCACGCGAATTACTGGCGTCTATCCATGAAATTGCTAGATCTGAAATAAATGTAGTGGGAGCAGACCTAGTAGAAGTAGCACCAATCTACGATCATTCAGAACAAACAGCTAACACAGCAAGCAAACTCATCCGCGAAATGCTCCTCGGTTGGGTGAAATAG
- a CDS encoding GntR family transcriptional regulator: protein MFQLDVRSRIPIYEQLVENFKDLIISEVLKADEQLPSVRQLAKDLTINPNTIQKAYRELEQQGYIYSVPGKGSFVTPSSEINKGEKVKKMKQELIKLISEAMFLGVGKEEIVSLIEEAEQSVKGGERHD from the coding sequence ATGTTCCAATTGGATGTTCGCAGTCGCATTCCGATTTATGAGCAGCTAGTCGAAAACTTTAAGGATCTGATTATTAGCGAAGTATTGAAAGCAGATGAACAATTACCGTCCGTCCGTCAGCTGGCCAAAGATTTAACGATTAATCCGAATACAATACAAAAAGCGTATCGGGAATTAGAACAGCAAGGTTATATTTATTCAGTTCCAGGGAAAGGCAGCTTTGTGACACCATCATCCGAGATCAATAAGGGGGAAAAGGTGAAGAAAATGAAACAAGAGTTAATAAAACTAATTTCTGAGGCGATGTTTCTAGGAGTTGGTAAAGAAGAAATTGTTTCTCTGATTGAAGAAGCCGAGCAGTCCGTAAAAGGAGGCGAACGACATGATTAA
- a CDS encoding ABC transporter ATP-binding protein, with product MIKVTNISKSFDGLEAVKDVSLQIEKGSIYGLLGSNGAGKTTLLKILAGIYKQDSGQISIADKQVFENVSLKQKIIFLPDSLYFFSQYTIKQMADYYRSLFPSWNEERFQKLGEVFPIDQNKKIHRLSKGMQRQVAFRLTLSTMPDVLLLDEPIDGLDAVMRQKVKNLLFQDVAEREMTVLISSHNLREVEDICDHIGILHQGQIIIEKDLDDLKSDVHKIQVAFKSGQIPEDFRNGLDILYEEQRGSVLLCIVRGKEEEVTAKVSASHPVLFDLLPLTLEEIFIYEMGDVGYAIESIMV from the coding sequence ATGATTAAAGTGACAAACATCAGTAAATCGTTTGATGGTCTAGAGGCTGTTAAAGATGTCAGTCTGCAGATTGAAAAAGGATCCATCTACGGTTTATTAGGATCAAATGGAGCGGGAAAAACAACACTTTTAAAAATACTAGCTGGTATTTACAAACAAGACAGCGGTCAAATATCCATCGCTGATAAACAAGTTTTTGAGAATGTGAGTTTAAAACAGAAAATCATCTTCTTGCCAGATTCACTTTACTTTTTTTCACAATATACGATTAAACAAATGGCCGATTATTATCGAAGTCTTTTTCCATCATGGAATGAAGAGAGGTTCCAAAAATTGGGGGAAGTTTTTCCGATTGATCAAAACAAAAAAATTCACCGTCTATCAAAAGGGATGCAGCGCCAAGTAGCTTTTAGGTTAACGCTGTCGACAATGCCGGATGTACTGCTTTTAGATGAACCAATTGATGGATTAGATGCGGTTATGCGTCAAAAAGTAAAAAACCTGTTATTCCAAGATGTAGCGGAACGGGAAATGACGGTGTTAATTTCCTCGCATAACTTGCGTGAGGTCGAGGATATATGTGATCATATTGGCATTTTACATCAAGGTCAAATTATTATTGAAAAAGATTTAGATGATTTAAAATCAGATGTTCATAAAATCCAAGTTGCTTTTAAATCAGGACAAATTCCAGAAGATTTTCGCAATGGTCTTGATATCTTATATGAAGAACAACGTGGCAGCGTTCTCCTTTGTATCGTAAGAGGAAAAGAGGAAGAAGTTACAGCTAAGGTAAGTGCATCCCATCCAGTTCTTTTTGACTTACTACCATTAACTTTAGAAGAAATTTTTATATACGAAATGGGGGATGTCGGTTATGCAATCGAAAGTATCATGGTTTAA
- a CDS encoding ABC transporter permease, producing the protein MQSKVSWFNRGVITQDLRSVGWIGIVYLMILLFSVPLQLVMMHGNERYSFQFTETGSLFALLDGFQIFLIFTIPVLLGITILRYLHVKASADFIHSLPIKRSALFNNHVIFGSLLLILPVLITAAVTAVTHGVLKLDEYFTFADIATWFGITILMDLLVFILTLLIGTITGISAVQGALTYISLIFPAGILILFYYNLKYFIFGFAYDYHFDRNIEYLTPIVRMVEITRWGITAKEITIYIVLLIVFYLLGMFAYNKRHIEGATQAIAFRFLKPIFKYGVTFCAMLLSGMYFGATQGDDFGWVLFGYFIGSIIGYIVAEIILQKSWRVFKSLKWYVAYGIVVIATGFLLNLDITGYEKQVPAVNDIERAYFGDNVHYLQAEENMSDSEAVKMNAISEKDRYYFSDKENIGSIVILHKKLIDDKNEIHNNNLGRYYKNIAIAYELKDGSKLVRQYQVPEDSYTSLYKVIYESDEYRYSHNELLRLKEEVTIDKIRVSSHNFIPKSYETTDAEQIAEMVKALKYDMEHEPYEEMFDHREPWGDIELLLENDQRVHITWKKSYNQFDNWLEGENLLDKTRVVPSDIEYVVVAKSDKWQNAPHWSSEEVIQYIENNEDALKIENPEEIAQCLLQTTWAPDREYIVAVYPKGSGSPMVQGLVEAPEFIVEQLN; encoded by the coding sequence ATGCAATCGAAAGTATCATGGTTTAATCGGGGAGTGATTACGCAAGACCTTCGAAGTGTAGGCTGGATTGGTATCGTATATCTCATGATATTATTGTTTTCTGTTCCGCTACAATTAGTGATGATGCATGGAAACGAACGATACTCATTTCAATTTACTGAAACGGGTAGTCTGTTTGCACTTTTAGATGGCTTTCAAATATTCTTGATATTTACTATTCCTGTATTATTAGGAATCACAATTTTAAGATATTTACATGTCAAAGCATCAGCAGATTTTATTCACAGTTTACCGATCAAACGCTCAGCATTATTTAATAATCATGTCATCTTCGGCAGTCTATTACTCATACTGCCAGTACTGATTACGGCAGCGGTAACTGCTGTGACTCACGGTGTACTAAAACTGGATGAATATTTTACATTCGCTGATATAGCAACATGGTTTGGAATCACAATTTTAATGGACTTGTTAGTGTTCATACTGACATTATTAATCGGAACAATAACAGGAATATCAGCCGTTCAAGGGGCATTAACGTATATTTCTTTAATCTTTCCAGCAGGGATATTAATACTTTTTTATTATAATCTAAAATATTTCATTTTTGGCTTTGCTTATGATTACCACTTTGATCGAAATATTGAATATTTGACCCCCATTGTTCGAATGGTTGAAATCACAAGATGGGGAATTACAGCTAAAGAGATTACTATTTATATAGTTTTGTTAATTGTCTTTTATTTGCTAGGTATGTTCGCCTACAATAAACGTCATATTGAAGGAGCAACGCAAGCGATCGCGTTTCGATTTCTAAAGCCAATTTTTAAATACGGCGTGACTTTTTGTGCAATGCTATTAAGTGGCATGTATTTTGGTGCAACCCAAGGCGATGATTTTGGGTGGGTTTTATTCGGCTATTTTATCGGATCGATTATTGGTTATATTGTCGCCGAGATTATTTTGCAAAAATCATGGCGGGTATTTAAAAGTCTGAAATGGTACGTTGCATATGGGATTGTGGTTATTGCAACTGGGTTTTTATTAAACTTAGATATTACAGGCTATGAAAAACAAGTTCCAGCGGTAAATGACATTGAACGTGCGTATTTCGGCGATAACGTTCATTATTTACAAGCTGAAGAAAACATGAGCGATTCGGAAGCGGTCAAAATGAATGCTATAAGTGAAAAAGATCGTTACTATTTTAGTGATAAAGAAAATATCGGTTCTATCGTGATTCTTCATAAAAAACTGATAGATGATAAAAATGAGATTCATAATAACAATCTTGGGAGATATTATAAAAATATTGCCATTGCCTATGAATTAAAAGATGGCAGTAAATTGGTACGCCAATACCAAGTGCCGGAAGATTCTTATACTAGCTTATATAAGGTCATTTATGAATCAGATGAATATCGCTATTCGCATAATGAATTATTAAGATTAAAAGAAGAAGTAACAATAGATAAAATACGCGTTTCTTCTCATAACTTCATACCAAAAAGCTATGAAACTACAGACGCAGAGCAAATTGCGGAAATGGTAAAAGCGTTGAAGTATGATATGGAGCATGAACCATATGAGGAAATGTTTGACCATAGGGAACCATGGGGCGACATTGAGTTATTATTAGAAAATGACCAGCGTGTGCATATCACGTGGAAAAAGTCATATAATCAATTTGATAATTGGTTAGAGGGAGAAAATTTACTAGATAAAACAAGAGTTGTTCCGTCAGATATAGAATATGTTGTGGTAGCAAAAAGTGATAAGTGGCAAAATGCACCTCATTGGTCGTCGGAAGAGGTTATTCAATATATCGAAAATAATGAAGATGCACTAAAGATTGAAAACCCTGAGGAAATCGCGCAATGCTTGTTACAAACTACATGGGCACCTGATAGGGAATATATTGTGGCAGTATATCCTAAGGGCTCAGGCAGCCCAATGGTCCAAGGGCTCGTAGAAGCACCAGAATTCATTGTAGAGCAGTTGAATTAA
- a CDS encoding DUF1934 domain-containing protein — MEEKDVHKKSIQLKLVTEIRDRGRKEQVNLETEGTLYEKDNATFLAYKEMMENVGSVSTIVKIKENEVTIVRSGGVSMRQTFRKGATTSGTYQSPYGTLEMVTKTEHIDYTYRTNSKKAKLNLTYQLEMQGESVGRHRLTFLIKQMN, encoded by the coding sequence ATGGAAGAGAAAGACGTACATAAAAAATCCATACAATTAAAGCTTGTGACAGAAATTCGTGATCGTGGTCGTAAAGAGCAGGTTAACCTTGAAACGGAAGGCACTCTTTATGAAAAAGATAATGCAACTTTTCTTGCCTATAAGGAAATGATGGAGAATGTAGGTAGCGTTTCAACGATAGTCAAAATAAAAGAAAATGAAGTCACGATTGTTCGTTCAGGTGGAGTGTCAATGCGGCAAACTTTTCGAAAAGGTGCAACAACTTCAGGCACATACCAAAGCCCATATGGTACATTAGAGATGGTCACAAAAACGGAACATATCGATTATACATATCGCACTAACTCAAAGAAAGCAAAGCTTAATTTGACTTATCAACTAGAAATGCAAGGTGAATCAGTTGGACGTCACCGCTTAACATTTTTAATAAAACAAATGAACTAA
- the argS gene encoding arginine--tRNA ligase, which yields MNIVEQVKDRLKEEIKAAVVKAGLANEADIPEVVLELPKEKAHGDYATNMAMQLARVAKKAPRMIAEELVNHFDKSKASIEKIEIAGPGFINFYMNNNYLTELIPTILKAGQAYGETNVGNGQKVQVEFVSANPTGDLHLGHARGAAVGDSLCNILDKAGYEVAREYYINDAGNQIHNLALSVEARYKQALGQDAAMPEDGYHGADIVGIGKSLAEEQGAALLEKDEKERYNYFREYGLKFELAKLRNDLENFRVQFDNWYSETSLYENGKIDVALSTLREKGELFEEDGATWFRSTTYGDDKDRVLIKNDGSYTYLTPDIAYHQDKLNRGFEKLINIWGADHHGYIPRMKAAIQALGYNADTLEVEIIQMVNLFQNGEKVKMSKRTGKAVTLRELMEEVGIDAMRYFFAMRSADSHLDFDMDLAVSKSNENPVYYAQYAHARICSMLRQGEENNLTFEGDLELSHIQSEKEFDLLKKLGEFPEAVAEAAEKRLPHRITNYIYELAAALHSFYNAEKVLNLDELEKSKARLALVKAVQITLKNALDLVGVSAPEKM from the coding sequence ATGAATATTGTCGAACAGGTAAAAGATCGGTTAAAAGAAGAAATTAAAGCTGCAGTTGTAAAAGCTGGCTTGGCAAACGAGGCAGACATTCCAGAGGTTGTGCTCGAACTTCCTAAAGAAAAAGCGCATGGTGATTACGCAACTAACATGGCGATGCAGCTTGCACGTGTTGCCAAAAAAGCACCGCGTATGATCGCTGAAGAGCTAGTTAATCATTTTGATAAGTCAAAAGCATCGATTGAAAAAATTGAAATCGCGGGTCCTGGCTTTATCAACTTTTACATGAATAATAATTACTTAACAGAGTTAATTCCAACTATCCTAAAAGCAGGACAAGCATATGGTGAAACCAATGTGGGGAACGGTCAAAAGGTTCAGGTTGAGTTCGTATCAGCCAACCCAACAGGTGACCTTCATTTAGGACATGCCCGTGGTGCAGCTGTCGGCGACTCACTGTGCAACATTCTTGATAAAGCAGGCTATGAAGTTGCTCGTGAATACTACATTAACGATGCAGGTAACCAAATTCACAATCTTGCTCTTTCAGTTGAGGCACGTTATAAGCAAGCGCTTGGTCAAGATGCAGCAATGCCTGAAGATGGTTACCATGGTGCAGATATCGTTGGAATTGGTAAAAGCCTCGCTGAAGAGCAAGGCGCTGCGCTTTTAGAAAAAGACGAAAAAGAACGCTACAACTATTTCCGTGAGTATGGCCTGAAATTTGAGCTAGCGAAGCTGCGCAACGATCTTGAAAATTTCCGCGTACAGTTTGATAACTGGTATTCTGAGACATCGCTATACGAAAACGGTAAAATCGACGTCGCATTAAGTACACTGCGCGAAAAAGGCGAATTGTTTGAAGAAGACGGCGCGACTTGGTTCCGCTCAACAACATATGGTGATGACAAGGACCGCGTATTAATTAAAAACGATGGATCATACACATACTTAACACCGGATATCGCGTATCATCAAGACAAATTAAATCGCGGTTTTGAAAAGTTAATTAATATTTGGGGCGCAGACCACCACGGCTATATCCCAAGAATGAAAGCGGCTATTCAAGCGCTTGGTTATAACGCCGATACATTAGAAGTAGAAATCATCCAAATGGTGAACCTTTTCCAAAACGGGGAAAAAGTTAAAATGAGCAAGCGTACAGGTAAAGCTGTTACATTGCGCGAGTTAATGGAAGAAGTAGGAATTGATGCAATGCGCTATTTCTTCGCGATGCGCAGTGCCGATAGCCATCTAGATTTTGATATGGATTTAGCGGTATCAAAGTCTAATGAAAATCCTGTTTACTATGCACAATATGCGCATGCACGTATTTGCAGCATGCTGCGTCAAGGTGAAGAAAACAATTTAACCTTTGAAGGTGACTTAGAGCTTTCACATATTCAATCTGAAAAAGAATTTGATTTACTGAAAAAATTAGGCGAATTCCCTGAAGCTGTTGCTGAAGCAGCTGAAAAGCGCTTGCCGCACCGCATTACAAATTATATTTATGAACTAGCAGCTGCCCTTCACAGCTTTTATAATGCCGAAAAGGTATTGAATCTAGATGAACTTGAAAAATCTAAAGCACGTCTTGCACTAGTTAAAGCTGTGCAAATTACATTAAAAAATGCATTAGATTTAGTTGGTGTATCCGCACCGGAAAAAATGTAA
- a CDS encoding MarR family transcriptional regulator, with protein MKLTFHDIISIKIHKTDLFLTSLVKNKLEPFNIAPEQNLIMMLLWEQDGLSQNQLVEKLDKDKTNIARMAASLEQKGFVKRMNCPNDRRSVKLYLTNSGKELGKEIIPIIEEFNDIVCNGLSSEELVELERLLSKITKNVRSSL; from the coding sequence TTGAAACTTACTTTTCATGATATTATAAGTATTAAAATCCATAAAACCGACTTGTTTCTGACTAGCCTTGTTAAGAATAAGTTAGAGCCATTTAATATTGCGCCTGAGCAAAATCTCATTATGATGTTACTATGGGAACAAGATGGCTTATCGCAAAATCAGTTGGTTGAAAAGCTTGACAAGGATAAAACCAATATTGCTAGAATGGCTGCTAGTCTAGAGCAAAAGGGTTTTGTGAAAAGAATGAATTGTCCCAACGACCGTCGTTCAGTAAAGTTATATCTTACGAATAGCGGTAAAGAGCTTGGTAAAGAAATCATTCCAATTATCGAAGAGTTTAACGATATAGTGTGCAATGGTTTATCAAGCGAAGAACTAGTAGAGCTGGAAAGATTATTATCAAAAATTACTAAAAATGTCCGTTCCTCACTATAA
- a CDS encoding FMN-dependent NADH-azoreductase gives MTNVLFIKANNRPIEQGVSVKLYHTFLDSYKKANPDDVITELDLFAENLPYYDNEKMTAMFKLSKGMELTASEQEAANLVNKYLDQFLAADKIVIAFPLWNFTVPAVLHTYLDYLAQAGKTFRYTAEGPEGLISDKKVALLTARGGVYSEGPAAAVEMADKFVSTMLGFWGVQDITKVIIEGHNQFPEEAESIIAKGLDQAATVATEF, from the coding sequence ATGACAAATGTACTATTTATTAAAGCAAATAACCGACCAATTGAACAAGGAGTTAGTGTAAAGCTTTATCACACATTCCTTGATAGCTACAAAAAAGCAAATCCAGATGATGTAATTACTGAACTTGATTTATTTGCAGAAAACTTACCTTATTATGATAACGAAAAAATGACTGCAATGTTCAAACTTTCAAAAGGTATGGAATTAACAGCATCTGAACAAGAAGCAGCTAACTTAGTTAATAAATATTTAGATCAATTTCTTGCTGCAGATAAAATTGTAATTGCATTCCCATTATGGAACTTCACTGTACCTGCAGTACTGCACACGTATTTAGACTATTTAGCACAAGCAGGCAAAACATTCCGTTATACTGCAGAAGGTCCAGAAGGCTTAATTTCTGACAAAAAGGTTGCACTTTTAACTGCTCGTGGTGGCGTTTATTCTGAAGGACCTGCAGCAGCAGTTGAAATGGCAGATAAATTTGTTAGCACGATGTTAGGATTCTGGGGTGTACAAGATATTACGAAGGTAATCATCGAAGGCCATAACCAGTTCCCAGAAGAGGCAGAAAGTATTATTGCAAAAGGTTTAGATCAAGCTGCAACTGTGGCAACAGAATTTTAA
- a CDS encoding XapX domain-containing protein, with amino-acid sequence MKEVLLSLGTGAAVGFLFALIKLPIPAPPALAGVTGIVGVYLGFKIFQTLFG; translated from the coding sequence ATGAAAGAAGTTTTACTTTCTTTAGGGACAGGTGCTGCTGTAGGTTTTCTTTTTGCTTTAATAAAGTTGCCAATCCCGGCGCCACCAGCTTTGGCAGGTGTAACAGGTATTGTAGGGGTTTACCTTGGATTTAAAATTTTTCAAACGTTGTTTGGATAA